Proteins encoded in a region of the Candidatus Methylomirabilis limnetica genome:
- a CDS encoding ATP-binding protein, whose product MEIAVTDTGIGIAEEDLPKLFNPLVQLDSGLARRHGGVGLGLALAHRLARLHGDTIEVESEPGKGSTFTLRLSIREES is encoded by the coding sequence TTGGAGATTGCGGTGACCGACACGGGGATCGGGATCGCGGAGGAGGACCTGCCGAAGCTCTTCAATCCGCTCGTCCAGCTCGATTCCGGCCTGGCGCGCCGGCACGGCGGCGTGGGGCTGGGACTGGCGCTCGCGCACCGGCTGGCCAGGCTGCACGGCGACACGATCGAAGTAGAAAGTGAACCCGGCAAAGGCAGCACCTTCACGCTGCGTTTGTCCATACGGGAAGAATCATGA